TTTGAAGCCATTGAAAATAATCCTATGACTAAAGTAAGTGTAGATATAGAAAAACAAACGATTACCAATGAAAGTACTGGAGAGCAGGAACAGTTTGAACTCAATCCATATAAAAAAACATGCTTAATTAATGGCTACGATGACATTGATTATCTATTGAGTTTAAAGAAAGAAGTAGAACTTTTTGAAGAAAGTAAATAGTATAAATAAAAATGATGCTCTAAGCTATGGTTTCCCTATCGGTTGGTGTCTCACCGACCGAAATACTAAAATTTTCCTTATCTTTCCTAAGTGAATATTGTACCACTCAACATTAATGTAAACAACGGAAAGCAAATCTATTTTTTGTCAGATTTACATCTTGGAGCACAGTCGTACAACGAAAGTTTTGTTAGAGAACAATACATTATTGAGTTCTTTCAACAAATAAAAAACAATACACAAGCACTTTTTTTAGTTGGCGATGTCTTCGATTTTTGGTTCGAGTATAACCATGTTGTACCAAAATATTTTGTTCGATTCTTAGCTTGTCTGTCTGAGTTCACACAGCAGCAAATTCCAGTGTATATTATTAAAGGCAATCACGATTTATGGTATAAAGATTATCTACCAAAAGAAATTGGTGTTACTATCATTGATGATAGTGTTGAACTCACTTCTAACAACAAAAAAATATTTATTACACATGGCGATGGAAAAGGAAAAGGTGATTTCAAATATCGCTTTTTGAAAAAAATATTTACCAATCCAATTTGTAAATGGTTGTTTAAATGGTTGCATCCAGATATTGGCATGAAATTAGCACTACTTTGGAGTAGAAGCAGTTTTGATCATCCAAAAGAGGAAAAATTTAATGGCGAAGCAAAAGAAAGATTAATACAATTTGCAAAGGAAATGGAAAACAACAATCACTACGATTATATTATTTGTGGACACAGACATCTACCTATGGAAATTGCTATCAATAATAATAATAAATATATTAATTTAGGAGATTTAATATTTCACAATTCCTATGCATCGTTTGATGGAAATAATTTGTCTTTACACTATCTCAATCAAAATGACTAAAAGAACTATTATATTATTATTTTTTGTATTGATTTTTTGCAGTAGCAAAGCACAACAAAACATTCCAATTAAACTATGTGTAATTCCAGAAGAAGCAATTAAAACACATATTAATTATTCTGATGAAATCTTGATTCTACAAAAAGGCATCATCAAAAAATACAATAGTAGTGGTTTACTGATGAATACTTATGGTAATTTGTATATTGATGAATATACTGAAATTATTAGCAACAATTCGTTTAGAACATTTTTGTACTGTCCAAATTATGGCAAAATAATTTTGTTAGATAAACGATTTGGCGAAATTGACATTATCGATGTATTTGCATTAAACAATATTTTAGTTGGTGCTGTTGGTATTTCTTACGACAATGAATTTTTGTGGTTGTGGGATATTGGTACTCAGAAATTAGTAAAAATCAATCAACAAGGAAAAGTAATTTTTACTACACCAAATATTTCGCAATGGACAGGCACTTCATTACAAGTAAATACCATACAAGAAATAGGTACACAATTATTGCTGAACGATAAGTCGCAAGGCATTTTTATATTTGACAATAATGGTACTTATCAAAAACAATTGCCTATTAAAGATGCTTGTAGCATTAGCAAAAAAGAGCAGTTGTTAGTTTATAATCAAGATGGAAAATTGATGGCTTACGACCAATTGAGTTTTTCTACTATAGAATTTACCAATGCACCCAATCTCTACGACATCAGTGTTGGTAAAAATATTTTATGTGGTACCAACGCCGACAATGCAGTAGAAGTTTGGCAGTATTAATTTAGTATTGAGATGTTTAGATTATTAGATTCAAGATTTATAGATATTAGACTTTTGTTGTTTTATGAAAGCGTAGTAGTTTATAATAACTCTTGTTCTTCTTTGTAATCTTTTTGATGAAAAAATGCTCTTTCTTTGTTCCACTTTTCTAAAAAACGAGGAAAGGATGATAAATAACTACTAAAATCATCTTCTATTAAAATATTATTTTCTTGGTTTGTTTCTATTATATAACTATTTATAATGTCAATAACATCATACAATAAATTATAGGTATAATTTATTTTATAATCAAAATTAATATAATA
Above is a genomic segment from Chitinophagales bacterium containing:
- a CDS encoding UDP-2,3-diacylglucosamine diphosphatase, which codes for MNIVPLNINVNNGKQIYFLSDLHLGAQSYNESFVREQYIIEFFQQIKNNTQALFLVGDVFDFWFEYNHVVPKYFVRFLACLSEFTQQQIPVYIIKGNHDLWYKDYLPKEIGVTIIDDSVELTSNNKKIFITHGDGKGKGDFKYRFLKKIFTNPICKWLFKWLHPDIGMKLALLWSRSSFDHPKEEKFNGEAKERLIQFAKEMENNNHYDYIICGHRHLPMEIAINNNNKYINLGDLIFHNSYASFDGNNLSLHYLNQND